From one Anopheles cruzii chromosome 3, idAnoCruzAS_RS32_06, whole genome shotgun sequence genomic stretch:
- the LOC128272465 gene encoding uncharacterized protein LOC128272465: MPGVVFLVCVPTANYERTLINGINYGANNEQLPPPIPPHQAPGPQVPNLNINLPESVPRTGTVPTGGTGDAVLRLEVELRDKHAVHGRRHRTGPKPPPYGVANVVKGPPNVAGSVPLEKVLDELLKKLEVERVIWHPDKEGQYYQVVFPLAAGDPCETTLHCLTELGIGVQYNSSVSVLPCSVSYDGSNDTSNEDEYGDDGEENSKWNNFVDSIRSKLTVKQVVDGVRAGGSLSFDYLLLIVTADSLAALGLVENNAPNIVAAMLVSPLMGPVMSITFGTIIADRELVKVGFTALALGMFISILFGFIFGLILGTTDMPWGFGDFPTEEMKGRGNARSLWMGILWALTSGSGVAVALLQGSAGPLIGVAISASLLPPVVNCGLFWALACIWLIYEDIKMPHLKGEPFSGNSSYEFIYTNYIPTEFLINGIVSGLLTVINVICIFITAIIVLKIKEVAAPYTSSPDLRRFWETDIRTARTANRTTIRRNRGGGGAGARAEADIMSTYAELEGAPKARNLENALEQALKEAVDDDTYRKVKRMSYSSNAAGEIADRLFGHGSSTTAPTGQIGNPMATGGSGSPKTTADLKLLEKLVTSLLEAHGSGTDGPSGQGGRTEGLHRSGSGVLGRFRPMSRSFRSPGSLRRRQAESNQSTVGDGNGTVTGTGETGSQAGGTMPTIQETGTDRTGSDHGQRRNSWSDRAGRDVRRVLNSIANAPHRFSHSLASGSNAAGDGPLLGDDEEGANMTQNVL; the protein is encoded by the exons ATGCCTGGAGTGGTGTTTCTTGTTTGCGTTCCGACGGCGAATTATGAGCGTACGTTAATTAACG GTATCAATTATGGTGCCAACAACGAGCAGCTGCCACCGCCGATACCGCCGCACCAGGCGCCGGGGCCACAGGTTCCCAATCTGAACATAAATCTTCCCGAAAGTGTCCCCCGGACAGGAACGGTACCGACCGGCGGAACTGGCGATGCAGTTTTGCGGCTCGAGGTCGAGCTGCGCGATAAGCATGCAgtccacggccgccgccatcggaccggaccgaagcCACCACCGTACGGGGTGGCGAACGTCGTGAAAGGACCCCCGAACGTGGCCGGGTCCGTGCCACTGGAGAAG GTGTTGGATGAGCTGCTCAAGAAGCTAGAGGTGGAACGAGTGATCTGGCACCCGGACAAGGAAGGGCAGTACTATCAGGTCGTGTTTCCCCTGGCAGCCGGTGATCCCTGCGAGACGACGTTGCACTGCCTCACGGAGCTGGGCATTGGCGTACAGTACAACTCCAGTGTCAG CGTTCTTCCGTGCAGCGTCAGCTACGACGGCTCGAATGACACCAGTAACGAAGATGAATACGG TGACGATGGCGAGGAAAACTCCAAGTGGAACAACTTTGTCGACTCGATTCGCTCCAAACTGACGGTGAAACAGGTCGTCGACGGTGTCCGGGCCGGAGGATCGCTCTCGTTCGACTACTTGCTGCTCATCGTGACCGCAGA CTCACTGGCCGCGCTCGGTTTGGTCGAGAACAACGCCCCGAACATAGTGGCCGCGATGCTGGTTTCGCCGCTGATGGGCCCGGTCATGTCGATCACCTTCGGTACGATCATTGCCGACCGGGAACTTGTG AAGGTGGGCTTCACGGCGCTCGCCCTCGGAATGTTCATCTCCATCCTGTTCGGCTTCATTTTCGGGCTCATCCTCGGCACCACCGACATGCCGTGGGGATTTGGCGATTTTCCGACGGAGGAAATGAAGGGCCG TGGCAATGCACGCTCGCTCTGGATGGGCATCCTGTGGGCGCTGACTTCCGGCAGCGGGGTTGCCGTGGCCCTCCTGCAGGGTTCGGCCGGCCCATTGATTGGCGTCGCAATTTCGGCCTCGTTATTGCCACCGGTCGTGAACTGT GGGCTGTTCTGGGCGCTCGCCTGCATCTGGTTGATCTACGAGGACATCAAGATGCCGCATCTCAAGGGTGAACCCTTTAGCGGCAACTCCAGCTACGAGTTCATCTACACCAATTACATCCCGACGGAGTTCCTAATTAACGGCATCGTTTccgggctgctgacggtgaTCAACGTTATTTGCATCTTTATTACCGCCATCATCGTGCTGAAGATTAAGGAGGTGGCCGCTCCGTACACCTCCAGCCCGGATCTTCGCAG ATTCTGGGAAACGGATATCCGAACGGCGCGGACCGCAAATCGGACCACCATTCGCCGGAACCGGGGCGGCGGAGGTGCCGGTGCACGCGCGGAAGCCGATATTATGTCCAC GTACGCCGAGCTGGAGGGCGCTCCGAAGGCGAGGAATCTGGAGAATGCACTCGAGCAAGCCCTGAAGGAGGCCGTCGATGATGACACCTATCGAAAGGTCAAGCGAATGAGCTATTCCAGCAATGCAGCCGGCGAG ATCGCCGATCGACTGTTCGGACACGgctccagcaccaccgccCCGACGGGACAGATTGGAAACCCGATGGCAACGGGCGGTTCGGGCTCACCGAAGACAACGGCCGACCTGAAGCTGTTGGAAAAACTGGTCACCTCGCTGCTGGAAGCGCACGGCAGCGGGACCGACGGACCGAGCGGCCAAGGCGGCCGCACCGAGGGGCTGCACCGGAGCGGATCCGGGGTATTGGGTCGCTTTCGTCCCATGTCTCGCTCGTTCCGCTCGCCGGGTTCGCTCCGACGTCGCCAAGCCGAATCAAACCAGTCGACAGTCGGCGACGGAAACGGCACCGTGACCGGTACCGGGGAAACCGGCTCCCAGGCGGGCGGAACGATGCCGACGATCCAGGAAACGGGCACGGACCGGACGGGCAGCGATCACGGACAGCGGCGCAACTCGTGGAGTGACCGGGCTGGGCGTGATGTACGACGAGTCCTCAACTCGATCGCCAATGCGCCGCACCGGTTTAGTCACTCGCTAGCGTCGGGCAGCAACGCCGCTGGCGATGGACCGCTGCTGGGTGACGATGAGGAGGGAGCCAACATGACCCAGAATGTCCTGTGA